GCCAAATGTACATAATTACAATGAGCAAATCACGTTGTCCaaggttcttttttttaatgatttaaaaaagaaattataccTATTAGTGATTTACGATTAAAATCTACATAAAATGAATGAGAAAGTGTCCAAGATTTCTTCATTCATGATTGAATTTATAACTATTTTCAATCTTACAAGACAGAGAGGGCCTGTCAATGGAAAAATCTTGGTTcctgaaatttatttttcatttttgtaaataagtattttttgatCTGaggtaattataatatatatgaacaataaaaaccatataatttaaaataaagttttctgCAAAAACATTTTGGGAGAGTATAGTCTGTGTGACAGTCTGATTGGTTCAATatcggcgccagatagctcagtgggtagagcacctgacttgTGATTCAAGGAACCTGGGTTTGAATCCCGGTCTTGTCTGTCAGCATTTCTACCATCCCATTACATTTAAGAATTGGACAGGCATAGTCTACATAAACCCATTACATTTGCATTACTCTGACATGAAAATAAACAGTTCTTTTGTAGATAACCGATTGAggaaaaattaagatatatgcataaatatattagaaataatttattatatacagAGAGAGCAAAACCGGGGCTCTAGACTAATGCTTATATCAAGGACACTTCTATTGGGCAAATTTTTATACTTGTACGTATTATGACAGGCATTTAGCTCTGTTTCACCCTAGTTATAAAGAAAGTCATAAAGTAAACATTGCTTAGTATTGTTTCAGCAGCAATGGTTTAAttacacaaaatttgaaaaaaatatgacgaTGTAATCAGCTGGTTATGTATAGGTCAAGATAGTGCCGACATAATCCGAGTCGGAATAgcatattaaacatgttaaagacAAATATCATATGACAAGCTACTGAACATAACTGAACTTAAAAATCTACTATTATACCATACCTACAGCACCAACGACAGTCGCtcaattttaagaatttaagCTTTGTTCAAGTTGTTGCAACTGACGTCTCCAAACTAGCAGAGTCCGGTTGACTGACGAAATGCCGAGCCCGATcctataaaaattgaaaaataatacaagatcaaaaattagcataaatattttttgtaaagtaGACACCACAATTACAAATAAAACGTAAAAGATTTTTGctaatatacacatatataccttccgataaaacaaatgcatgACGATGTATTCCATTTTATAGTAAATTAACTCAACGCACATTGAATAGATGTGGCTAAATCAACAACTCGGACGACACATGAACAAACAAATTCAAGTTTGTGCAAGGTGTGACAACAATGACTGAAGGATCGAAGTTAcgtttgaaatatatatgggGTGTATAGAGGGCCAGGTGCTTCGCGGTGTAATCCCTGCCTCcccccttttattttttttgggggggggggggggggttagctattaaagttttttaataaagtggttgctaaaataataaaataaaaattttcagtcCAGGGAAAATTCATCCGAATATTTGTCATTAGATAAACTTTAATACAAAGAGTAATTTTATGTCATTTAATTTAGTGTATCTCGGCtgaaaaaaactatatatattagAAGTAAAGGATTATAAACAGCCATGCGGGGATATAGAGGTgggtgaccccccccccccccacccccagtTAAAAATTAGAATTAATTAAATTCACATAGTAAAAACTCTCGATCATCCCTCgaacccccaccccacccatGGGAAAAAATCTTGTTCCGCGCATGTAAGCCCTctggtataccccccccccccaaaaaaaaaaaaaaaaaaattaatataacatCCTTATGTTGAATGCCTCAAGTGGTTCTTATATgatcaaaaattgatttatagAAATTAAAAGATCACACACTGTTTACAAAATACCATAATTCATTATCAGAGattgcaatttaaaatatatactgcaTATATAATAGCAATGCATGGTATCAAGAGAACattaaacattcaataaaaagtaGGGAAATCACAATAAagttcttaaaaaatcttcccaGGAAATTTACGTTTTGTAGGGGTTACCTCTCCTTaaaatacaaagatatttttttctgtcaaagaATTATGAATACCACTTCAATcatttcttataaattatgaaaatgaccaaaaaaatgaaacaaggtTTATCAAGTATATATCATAATTAATTCAATTTCCTGTCACACTGAAGACTAAGTTGCAGAACATAGCTTCGCGGGAAGTTTGAGTTGACGGACAGTGGAAACTCCACAGACGGTCAACCTTTTCCCGTGGCGGCATGCTCTGCAGCCATCTGAAGACTAAGAGTATTAAAGAAACTTTTAGTAGTTAATGTTTGTTTCTAACATGAAACTGTATTTCATAAACTGACAGTTCTGTGAGCTATTGCAACACTTTGCAGTCCTCAAGCGCATTAATCTTGTGCATTGTGAAAAAAACCCTATTTTCAAGTGATTAAAACAATTCTCTGAGGAGCTTCAAAACGTCACTAAATCATCTTCAGGGAATTATTTTCAGGAcctaagaatttttttaaaaagttatatctCTTATCAGAGTATTTATGAACCTTAAATGAAAATTCCTGTCGGTTATTTAGTAAAATACACTGTTTTGGggatatgcaaatttttcagGACCGCATGTcctattgttatttatttaagtgAGTTTCTGAGGAAACTCATTTTTTATAGGATTTggataaagataaaaaatattgctttaaaacttttttttaaaaatagtcaaACGATTGAACAAGCTCCTgtattgcagaaataaaagaaacGTTTCATTTCCttatatgggggggggggggggggggttaagatCCAACGAACAATACAAATTAagctaaaatatacaaaaatcaaGGTAACTTAGCCGACTGTTTGGTAATTTGAAAAATGGTTTCAGGGTCGAGAGTCGTTGAAAGTTAGAAATTAAATCAACATGAACTATCAAATTTAATCACTCACTGATGGTTGATAGACTCACAATCactgaatgatttttcagactAGCGAGTAAAATTCACATTTATCTTCAATATCTCTTTACTTTAAATAACGCTCCAATGCTATTAGCCAATGAAATACACGCAAGAAGTAAAGAGTGTTCAGAACAATCACTTCACATGTTCGGGGCCCCTTAGCACCTAACGTATCAGTTGTATGAGCGGTCAGTGTGTTCGAGTGAGGTGTCAACCCCGTAGCAAAAAAAATGGATAGAGGTCTAAACCTTATGCACGTAATTATTCTGGGTTTTGCCATTCTATCGCTAATATTCCTAATTTCTGGGTTCGCCACACGGGGATGGATCATATATGAGATGACGATCGCTACCACCCCGGGCGAAGTGCCTTACCACGACTGGCAACAACACCCCGAACACAAGGCCAACCTCAAATTCAGCATTACGTTTGGTCTCTGGAAAGGCAAAGCATGCGTGATGTCAAAATGTACAGACCTCTCCTACTCACAGACTGCGGGAATTATTTTCTACGATAAAGGTAAGACGGGTGATATGAGCTGATAAATATATGCGTTGGTGCTTGAAACATTGTCAACAAGAAAACCGAACACGGTGGTTTGTTATTTTGATTTGTCTTTGATAAACGCTgatcaaaaactttattttacaaCCAGtcattgcattaaaaaaaaatactttaaagttgagggttttttttaaattggcgcgttttaggatttaaaaaaatttcttttattttaaaacatataaaagataaataagTTTCCTGGGCATAACATAATAAAAAGATCATATAATTcgagataatacatgtaaaaaaaataataaatcatgaAACTATTTTAAACGACTACACAAGAAAACAAAAAGCTCATGGCCCACACCGCTCACCTGAGCgaggtatacatgtatcaacaattACTGCAAAAACGGGGGGTGGGggtgaaaaacaaagaaatgggTGGGGCTAACAGGTTCCTCAGATTCCCGTGAATGACACAGTATTAGGAATATAAAGCCTTGTGTACGTATTTAAGAGATCACGTGATTGTGACTATTTTTACCTCGCGTCCCAGCAAAGACTAGTTAATCATGCTCTTCAGCAGTTTTTCACGAACAGTCCTGCAATGCAACTGAATTCATAggaattcaattcaattagtaACATGTTTGTTATAGTTAAAATTCATTAGTTGCCAGgaacattttaatgttaaccAGATCAATCAATTGTATTCATTTACTGTTTACACAATAAACGACTTTTTCATTGAATATCACAATATGAGCTACCATTTCTTCTGCTGGAAAAATAACGCGAGTCTTAGCAAGGGGATACTGAAGTGattcatatattttaacttgaaataatttgtttgggACAATTGCATACATATATAGACGTATAAACACAATTGATGGTTGCTAAACACATAGAACGGGAATGCAGTATGCGAACATAGCAAAAACTGAAGGTGGTATGGGATACTTGCCgataaaattacattataatcaaaatattttcacggtttagaattttcaaagttATCAATACGAGTATTTGACCAACTGATCGAACTCGATCGTGACGTAAAGATTCGTGGTTAACGCTCTAACACATTATGCTACGCTGTTATAGGGTACAGTTTTGGGAAAGACCAAAATATTCCATAGGAGgtacatcacaatatggaggtgtcccgtGCCACCCTAAAAGAAGTTACAGTTATTAAAGTGAATAGCGACAGAAATGTTGAGAGATAACAGCTTCATGTGTTTGTCTTTGTCTATCTGATGCAATACACCGTGACATATGCTGTTTTATTACaagtacttaaaaaattatgatttaaacatGTACGACGCTAGTACTGCAGTAAATAATGAACAGGTCGATCAGAATGGATGTAACTGATAACACGGTATGCAATCAATTTCTTAATCGTAATATGGAAAAAATGGAACTGTTCCGTGAATAcagaatggaaaaaaatgaatgctaATAAGCGTAAAGTAGTTTTATACTAAAAGTTATTTTCGAGATTAATCGAAATTACCTTGGCAGAATTAGAGAAGTCGAATATGTTTaatgtgtatgtgtgtgtgtgtggaggggggggggggggattgctATTGACGGGTAGGCCTGTCTCAATAGATGATGCTTTATAGTACCTGTTATTGCCTTCTGTTGCAGTGGCCCACGAGTTCCCATGGACTCGCTACAAGGTGGTGGGGACCTTTTCCCTGATCCTGGGAATTCTGTCCATGTTCTTTACCTTGGCTCACGTCAGAACCAACAACTGTCCGTCTGGAGTCGTTACCTTGATAACGTGGACCTCAACAGGTGCGTGTAAAATATATGTCATATCGGTCACAATTCTcattatcagaaaaaaatggtaggttaatttttttatcaattctatgTGTTTTATTAGAtataggatattttttttattatgagaaaaacatataacgtcaggtgcctgtggatTGGACCTGAATAACTAATAGTATGCGAGAAACGGTAATATAAATGTAGTTGAAATTGTTCAAATTAGGTATAGAGGTACAACAATGTATAATGCAgtattttacttaaaatatatatcatttctGAAACCCATTTATTGACAAATTAATTCTTGataaaattgtgtattttgCTGCAGGCGGACTATTCTTCTACATGGTTGGGAAGTTCGCAAAAGTGACGGAGAATATGAACTCGGAGTTTACGGTCTTCCATTACAAGTACGCAGACGCCAACATCGACACGGACACTCCTTACTCGGTGGTGCTGATTGGCCTGGGATGTCTCGCCGCCTTCACCACCGCATTCATGGTGCTCGTCAACGTCATATGTTGCGGACAGGGTAAAAGTCGCCGCGTCCTGCGGTTCGGTCGCACCGCCGCCACCATGTCAGCGTTGTCTGGTACTGCGGCGCCCACTACCACCACGTCAGCGACGTCCATCTTGCGGTTTTGAATTTGTCAGTGTCAGTGTCAATGTTCAAACTAGGTCACATCTTGTACAGAGAGTGCGACGTTATTTCCATTGTTTGAAATCTTCGACATCCATTTATTTTTTGGACATATTCCGGAACCCGGCTTTACTTTCTTACGGCGCTGACTGATATCAGATatatcctaaacaattgttagTGTAAAAGCTTGTACATACTAATTTATTAATGTTccgtatttatttattgatgcTATTCGACATTTTCTACAGATTGACATGTATCATGACATTATTGATCTATGAATGACGACATGTTGACgttattcattgtatatatatagttgGCGTTTTCCATGGCAGTGACATGAACAGTTCGGCATTAAATTTAATAGTtcggttaattttttttgtatgaattgTTAGTTATTCGACAATGTTTATCAGATACCAAAAGGAATGAGTTTTAAAGTTGTTTATAGAAGAAGAAAACTCGTTCCATAGTCCCTGGTCATTTTCTCCCAGAAGTTATTTTTGTAGCACACAGAGAAAAATAATGACTCAGATTGACAGCAACCTGCATttcctgataaaaaaaaaacttattccGATTGGAATatcatgtacaaaataaaatcacacGAATTCTAAGTTCGGCTGTTTTATTATTGATTCCTTGGTGCTAGCTACAGTAAATCTGTtactttaattttgataatttaccACATGTATTACCATAACGATGTACCACACGTTATATGTCATTGATATTTAGAATATATGAGATTACAGAGCAAATATCCGCAGCATTTGACTTTACAATTAGCTTAAATTAATTATCTATGGTATAAGAGGTATGAGGCAAATATGACCAAGGAATGTATTACTAAGGGATAATTTCTCTAGAGATGCAATGGGCTTGAGTTCTCTAGAGATACACTAACAAAGCGATGGGGAAAACTTCTCGTTATTTTTTGTATGGCTTCTTCATTCGAATTCGAATTTGATAACTGTAATGTTTAAATGGATTGTCTACAACCCGAATCAGGGCGTAAATGTTGTGTTGTATTTTGAAACAAGTCAAAATagtaaattctttaaaaatctctagtgtcacatatgtaaaaaaaaatgcaattggAATCAATAATatctataaaataaatgtgcTTGCCATCCATTCTCTTGGGATAGGGTTACAATGCGCTTTGTGTCAACTATCTAGTTCCGATTGAAGTGCATTGGTCACACATGTTATGTAACAATACACTAGTTTCTTTGTTTTCGTGAATTGATTTACATAAGCATACTGTGTATTTTGCAAGATTATAGACCAAAATGTACTACGAACAGAAGTTAATTTCCTCGTCTTTAAGTAGAGCCCTATAAGTGCTTTTTCATCAAGTAAATAGTCATGGTTAACGCGGGAATTCTTTGCTGTTTTGTACACAGCAGACGACTTCCGACCGAGGTCAGAGGcaaaattaatcaaagtactgaagaactgacgggagttgattttgtggatgtttatttattttaaaatcaatgttatgttattttgcatgacaagtacacgtagtttctaatttgaattacgcacatttttataatatgaatttttggactttttcgacaagaatgtcgagaaacccccatatgaatcatgttaaataatatttaaagatataattaattaaatgtatcagtaatagaaatatttctcgaaaattgtatggatccaagcaatattaaactctagtctcgttcaaccaaacgctcggctgacaccgtaaatctccgacaaggatttacggagacagtccagtgtcgagttgaacgagactatgtTGAACTCTGGCGtgggaatacatacgactacaaaaaatatttaaattgttcgtaccatttaaaatctgactatttttaaagtatttataaatatgtttccttgaaaaacaatgctttagcatacattacatcgaatttatcaattacgtattttcaagaactaagtcttgtcagcagcaatgatttgtgccgaggtccaaacactgtttcactttcggtttgtctgagtaactgcataggagagttgattaaaatcaactcccaaaaatcaacatgtacacGTACTTTGTTTCGTTTAATGgcattttacatatttcatttatacaaaTACCAAGCACTAAAAATGtagaaatcaaagaaaacataatcaaaaatgaaaagaatcCGTAATGGTTTATACGACAAAATGTAATGAAAAGGAcggctgaaaaaaaaaacgtcagaTGAAATGGCTGTTGAAATGTATTCCATGAATAGCACCATTTGTAAATATTGCAACAATATGTACACGA
This portion of the Magallana gigas chromosome 7, xbMagGiga1.1, whole genome shotgun sequence genome encodes:
- the LOC105340421 gene encoding uncharacterized protein; the protein is MDRGLNLMHVIILGFAILSLIFLISGFATRGWIIYEMTIATTPGEVPYHDWQQHPEHKANLKFSITFGLWKGKACVMSKCTDLSYSQTAGIIFYDKVAHEFPWTRYKVVGTFSLILGILSMFFTLAHVRTNNCPSGVVTLITWTSTGGLFFYMVGKFAKVTENMNSEFTVFHYKYADANIDTDTPYSVVLIGLGCLAAFTTAFMVLVNVICCGQGKSRRVLRFGRTAATMSALSGTAAPTTTTSATSILRF